The region ACGTGGTTGGATCGTCGTCCGGGTCAACGAGCCCCAGGGCTTCAAAGAAACCTTGGGGACCTTCTATGTCCGTCATCCTGAGATCGAAGTCGTAGAGAGACGTCGCCCTGAGGACGAACGAATGGTGTGGCGTTAAATCCGCCAGAACCCCCGTGGCTTTTTCGTTGATCTTTTCAACGAGTGCCTCCAGAGTGTCCACGACTGGATCGATCTCTATATCGGTGGAATTTATCGTGATCGTGAAGGAACTCGTTGGATCGAAACCGTTTTGACCGTAAAAAACGTTCTCCAGAGTGTCTTTGAACTTCAAAACTTCGTAGTTCCTGACGAAGGCGTTCGTTTTTGTGAAGAAATCGTCGTCACTCAGCACGTTCACCGCCGATGGATCGAAATTCAAATCCCCGTCAGGGACGATCACCAGCATGTTTTCCCCCGTGGATGGATCCGTGTAAACATGCGCTCCCAGATGCGAAGAAGAGTTTATGGAAGAAGCTATGCTCGACAGATTCACACCGGACGAGAGATCGATGGAGATCGTTTCGCTTTGTTTCGACCCATCCTCGAGCGTGTACTCAACACTCACATTGTAGACTCCGGGGGACAGCGAAGAAAGATCTGACTCCTTTATGGTGAGGAAACCTCTGGTTTTCGTGTCGAAACCCATCCTCGAAAGTGAATCTCCCAGGGAGAAGAAAAGCTTGTTTCTGAGATTTCCAGAAGTGTCTTCCAGATACAGCCTGTATCCCCCTGCGTGCTGTCCTATCTTCAAAGTTGTACCGAGCAGGTTCCAGGACGAAACAAGATCTCCGATGGTTGTACCCGGCGATATACTCAAGGTTGAAGAGGAACCCCCTTCGAAGGAGAGTATCAGATCGCTGGTATTGAAGCGCTTTTCGCTTATTTCAGATGCGCTGGTCACAGAATGGATTCCCGTGACTGTGTGGTAGGGTCCCATCTCAAGTTTTCTGTTACCCTTGAGCCTGAATATTGCAGGATCGCCTGAGAAAGACACAATTTTTTTGAAGAAATCAAGGTTCATCGTTACACCACTTGCTTCGAAACCGTCTCTGTGCACAAGGTTGATCGTATCTGTTGTGAAGAGAACGTATTCGTCGAGCTTCCTCATGTATTTCACGATGATTGAGTCTCTCAAATCCAAAAGCGCCTTCAACTTTCCATCGGAAAGAGTCAACTTTGCATTACCAACAAAAAGCTCGTGATACCCTTTCCCGTAGGGCCTTTCTAAAGGTCGAATTTCGTTGTAGGTGGAACCGTTCAGAACGATCTGGTTTCCTATTCTCAGTGTGATTTGTCCGTCCCCCGCTTACGTATAATTTATGTTCACAAGATCCGATAGTTCGTCTA is a window of Thermotoga sp. DNA encoding:
- a CDS encoding flagellar basal body rod C-terminal domain-containing protein, with the translated sequence MRDSIIVKYMRKLDEYVLFTTDTINLVHRDGFEASGVTMNLDFFKKIVSFSGDPAIFRLKGNRKLEMGPYHTVTGIHSVTSASEISEKRFNTSDLILSFEGGSSSTLSISPGTTIGDLVSSWNLLGTTLKIGQHAGGYRLYLEDTSGNLRNKLFFSLGDSLSRMGFDTKTRGFLTIKESDLSSLSPGVYNVSVEYTLEDGSKQSETISIDLSSGVNLSSIASSINSSSHLGAHVYTDPSTGENMLVIVPDGDLNFDPSAVNVLSDDDFFTKTNAFVRNYEVLKFKDTLENVFYGQNGFDPTSSFTITINSTDIEIDPVVDTLEALVEKINEKATGVLADLTPHHSFVLRATSLYDFDLRMTDIEGPQGFFEALGLVDPDDDPTTFDWTVSYKLISKDDDFETLKSRFRIADMLTFDRAPHDEPLNIVNQFEVNSSVASNPTNLAVDVGRAMENNDWNVVDVRPTGGANPELLKAIQDLYTRKMLSNGKESFYEFFGGVVAELGVESETAKHLKTNTEILKQEIDNERERVKGVSLDEEMANMIEYQHAFNAAAKVITTVDEMIQTVINMVR